In one Drosophila albomicans strain 15112-1751.03 chromosome X, ASM965048v2, whole genome shotgun sequence genomic region, the following are encoded:
- the LOC127566393 gene encoding uncharacterized protein LOC127566393 has protein sequence MAKWLSESTGMWLINLASVLLFIFDCNLIAQVYLPRDLVSTILVFDSLILMNMIRQKFIQASSNWFAFSICIVLVYLCNQFMLLCIWNPISYFAEYFKEHLLSNMQPMTPFKYGFYSYHLSYIARSIISLLITIIIFKPQLFNNNNNNKAQADVHHLQ, from the coding sequence ATGGCTAAATGGCTGAGCGAATCAACTGGAATGTGGCTCATCAACTTGGCCAGCGTTTTGCTCTTCATCTTCGATTGCAATTTGATCGCACAGGTGTATTTACCTCGAGACTTGGTCTCCACGATACTCGTGTTTGACTCACTCATCTTGATGAATATGATACGTCAAAAGTTCATCCAAGCATCAAGCAATTGGTTCGCGTTCTCGATCTGCATTGTGTTGGTCTACTTATGCAATCAGTTCATGTTGCTGTGCATTTGGAATCCCATTTCTTACTTCGCGGAATACTTCAAGGAACACTTATTGTCAAATATGCAACCGATGACGCCGTTTAAATACGGTTTCTATAGCTACCACCTTAGCTATATTGCGCGATCGATCATCAGCTTGTTGATAACCATAATTATCTTCAAACCGCAACttttcaacaataacaacaacaacaaggctCAAGCAGATGTTCATCATCTTCaatag